Proteins encoded within one genomic window of Canis lupus dingo isolate Sandy chromosome 28, ASM325472v2, whole genome shotgun sequence:
- the TAF5 gene encoding transcription initiation factor TFIID subunit 5, with product MAALAEEQTEVAVKLEPEGPPTLLPPQAGDGTGEGGGGTTNNGPNGGGGNVAAAASSAGGDGGTPKPSVAVSAVAPAGAAPVPAAAPEAGAPHDRQTLLAVLQFLRQSNLREAEEALRREARLLEEAVAGTGAPGEADGAGTEAASALLSRVTASAPGPAAPDPPGTGASGAPAVSGLATGPPAPGKVGSVAVEDQPDVSAVLSAYNQQGDPTMYEEYYSGLKHFIECSLDCHRAELSQLFYPLFVHMYLELVYNQHENEAKSFFEKFHGDQECYYQDDLRVLSSLTKKEHMKGNETMLDFRTSKFVLRISRDSYQLLKRHLQEKQNNQIWNIVQEHLYIDIFDGMPRSKQQIDAMVGSLAGEAKREANKSKVFFGLLKEPEIEVPLDDEDEEGENEEGKPKKKKPKKDSIGSKSKKQDPNAPPQNRIPLPELKDSDKLDKIMNMKETTKRVRLGPDCLPSICFYTFLNAYQGLTAVDVTDDSSLIAGGFADSTVRVWSVTPKKLRSVKQAADLSLIDKESDDVLERIMDEKTASELKILYGHSGPVYGASFSPDRNYLLSSSEDGTVRLWSLQTFTCLVGYKGHNYPVWDTQFSPYGYYFVSGGHDRVARLWATDHYQPLRIFAGHLADVNCTRFHPNSNYVATGSADRTVRLWDVLNGNCVRIFTGHKGPIHSLTFSPNGRFLATGATDGRVLLWDIGHGLMVGELKGHTDTVCSLRFSRDGEILASGSMDNTVRLWDAVKAFEDLETDDFTTATGHINLPENSQELLLGTYMTKSTPVVHLHFTRRNLVLAAGAYSPQ from the exons ATGGCGGCGCTGGCGGAGGAGCAGACGGAGGTGGCGGTCAAGTTAGAGCCAGAGGGACCGCCGACGCTGCTACCTCCGCAGGCGGGGGACGGCACTGGCGAGGGTGGCGGCGGCACTACCAACAACGGCCCCAACGGCGGCGGCGGGAACGTTGCGGCGGCGGCGTCGTCGGCCGGCGGGGATGGTGGGACCCCCAAACCCTCGGTGGCTGTCTCCGCCGTTGCTCCGGCGGGGGCGGCCCCGGTGCCCGCCGCTGCTCCGGAGGCCGGCGCCCCCCACGACCGACAGACTCTGCTGGCCGTGCTGCAGTTCCTGCGGCAGAGTAACCTCCGCGAGGCCGAAGAGGCGCTGCGCCGTGAGGCCCGGCTGCTGGAGGAAGCAGTGGCGGGCACCGGAGCCCCGGGAGAGGCGGACGGCGCCGGTACGGAGGCGGCTAGCGCGCTTCTCAGCCGGGTCACAGcctcggcccccggccccgcggcccctgACCCTCCGGGCACCGGCGCTTCAGGGGCCCCCGCCGTCTCGGGCTTAGCGACCGGTCCTCCGGCTCCGGGAAAG G TTGGAAGCGTAGCTGTGGAAGACCAGCCGGATGTCAGTGCTGTGCTGTCAGCCTACAACCAACAAGGAGACCCCACAATGTATGAAGAATACTATAGTGGACTGAAACACTTCATTGAATGTTCTTTGGACTGCCATCGGGCAGAGTTATCCCAACTCTTTTATCCTCTGTTTGTACACATGTACTTGGAACTAGTCTACAATCAACATGAGAATGAAGCAAAATCATTTTTTGAGAA GTTCCATGGAGATCAGGAATGTTATTACCAGGATGACCTACGAGTATTATCTAGTCTTACCAAAAAGGAACACATGAAAGGGAATGAGACCATGTTGGATTTTCGAACAAGTAAATTTGTTCTGCGTATTTCCCGTGACTCGTACCAACTCTTGAAGAGGCATCTTCAGGAGAAACAGAACAATCAGATATGGAACATAGTTCAGGAGCACCTCTACATTGACATCTTTGATGGGATGCCGCGTAGTAAGCAACAGATAGATGCGATGGTGGGAAGTTTGGCAGGAGAGGCTAAACGAGAGGCAAACAAATCAAAG GTATTCTTTGGTTTATTAAAAGAGCCAGAAATTGAGGTGCCTTTggatgatgaagatgaagaaggagaaaatgaagaaggaaaacctAAAAAGAAGAAACCTAAAAAAGATAGCATTGGatccaaaagcaaaaaacaagatCCTAATGCTCCACCTCAAAACAG aatCCCTCTTCCTGAGTTGAAAGATTCAGATAAATTGGATAAGATAATGAATATGAAAGAAACCACCAAACGAGTACGCCTTGGGCCAGACTGTTTACCCTCCATTTGTTTCTATACATTCCTCAATGCTTACCAG GGCCTCACTGCAGTGGATGTCACTGATGATTCTAGTTTGATTGCTGGAGGTTTTGCAGATTCAACTGTTAGAGTATGGTCTGTGACACCCAAAAAACTTCGTAGTGTTAAACAAGCAGCAG ATCTTAGCCTCATAGACAAAGAGTCAGATGATGTCTTAGAAAGAATAATGGATGAGAAAACAGCCAGTGAGTTGAAGATTTTGTATGGTCACAGCGGGCCTGTCTATGGAGCCAGCTTCAGTCCAGACAg GAACTACTTGCTTTCTTCTTCAGAGGATGGAACTGTTAGATTGTGGAGTCTTCAAACATTTACTTGCTTGGTGGGATATAAAGGACACAACTACCCAGTATGGGACACACAGTTTTCTCCATATGGATATTACTTTGTGTCAGGGGGCCATGATCGAGTAGCTCG gctctgGGCTACAGACCACTACCAGCCTTTAAGGATATTTGCTGGCCATCTTGCTGATGTGAATTGTACCAGGTTCCATCCAAATTCTAATTATGTTGCTACGGGCTCTGCAGATAGAACTGTGCGGCTCTGGGATGTCTTGAATGGGAACTGCGTAAGAATATTCACTGGACACAAG GGACCAATTCATTCCTTGACATTTTCTCCCAATGGGAGATTCCTGGCTACAGGAGCAACAGATGGCAGAGTACTCCTTTGGGATATCGGACATGGTTTGATGGTTGGAGAATTAAAAGGCCACACTGATACAGTCTGTTCACTTAGGTTTAGTAGAGATGGTGAAATTTTGGCCTCAG GTTCAATGGATAATACAGTCCGGTTGTGGGATGCTGTCAAAGCATTTGAAGATTTAGAGACCGATGACTTTACTACAGCCACTGGGCATATAAATTTACCTGAGAATTCACAGGAGTTACTGTTGGGAACATATATGACCAAATCAACACCAGTTGTACATCTCCATTTTACTCGAAGAAACTTGGTTCTAGCTGCAGGAGCTTATAGTCCGCAATAA